The following coding sequences are from one Diospyros lotus cultivar Yz01 chromosome 7, ASM1463336v1, whole genome shotgun sequence window:
- the LOC127805824 gene encoding uncharacterized protein LOC127805824 codes for MFKAIIAALVIGFLALGFKSIRPPPPSICGSPGGPPITAPRIQLKDGRHLAYREHGVPKEMAKYKVIFFHGFGSGKHDGSILPPETAEEVGVYLVSFDRPGYGESDPDPKRTMKSIAFDIEELADKLGLGSQFYVIGYSMGGQLVWACLKYIPHRLAGATLIAPVVNYWWPGFPANLSKEAYYEQFPQDQWTLRIAHYLPWLTYWWNTQKFFPSSSVIAGRPKFSEQDVQLITHLSSANMQKVNVKQQGEFESLHRDLMIGFGSWEFDPLDLENPFLDNKGSVHLWMGDSDGLVPVTLQRHIAGRLPWIHYHEVSGGGHLFPYADGMREAIFKTLLFGEK; via the exons ATGTTTAAGGCAATTATAGCGGCGTTGGTGATCGGTTTTCTAGCCTTGGGATTCAAGTCCATCCGCCCTCCGCCTCCCAGTATCTGTGGCTCCCCGGGTGGTCCACCCATTACAGCACCTAGAATACAACTTAAGGATGGAAGGCATTTGGCCTACAGGGAGCACGGCGTGCCAAAGGAAATGGCCAAGTATAAGGTCATTTTCTTTCACGGGTTTGGTTCTGGAAAACACGATGGATCAATTTTACCACCG GAGACAGCTGAAGAAGTAGGGGTGTACCTTGTGTCTTTTGATAGACCAGGATATGGGGAAAGTGATCCGGATCCAAAGCGAACTATGAAAAGTATAGCTTTTGACATTGAAGAACTTGCTGATAAGTTGGGACTTGGATCCCAATTTTATGTGATTGGTTATTCCATGGGTGGACAACTGGTTTGGGCTTGCCTGAAGTATATTCCTCACAG GCTAGCTGGAGCAACATTAATTGCTCCAGTTGTGAATTATTGGTGGCCTGGTTTCCCAGCAAATTTATCTAAAGAAGCCTACTACGAACAATTCCCCCAGGACCAGTGGACATTGCGGATTGCTCACTATCTCCCTTGGCTTACCTACTGGTGGAACACTCAGAAATTTTTTCCCTCCTCTAGTGTTATAGCTGGAAGGCCTAAATTCTCCGAACAGGATGTACAACTCATTACCCATCTTTCTTCAGCGAATATGCAGAAG GTGAACGTCAAGCAACAAGGAGAGTTCGAGTCCCTCCACAGGGACCTGATGATTGGGTTTGGGAGCTGGGAATTTGATCCCTTGGATCTCGAGAATCCTTTCCTTGACAACAAAGGGTCTGTACATCTGTGGATGGGGGATTCAGACGGGCTGGTGCCAGTAACGCTACAAAGGCATATTGCCGGAAGGCTTCCATGGATTCACTACCACGAGGTATCAGGTGGGGGACACTTGTTTCCATATGCAGATGGAATGAGAGAAGCCATCTTTAAAACACTCCTATTTGGTGAGAAGTAG